In Qipengyuania pelagi, the following are encoded in one genomic region:
- a CDS encoding EAL domain-containing protein, whose amino-acid sequence MTQACDSAALVRKRRLETAIATGPIAQIATSLTAIILAAAFYGVVPHPALAAWLLLAFILLAIRHTIIRAATCETLDGSEVRTHLNRIVAAKAATSIFWAASFVLFARYASGERLALLILVAALTFVGTMLLHRGVPRASFVHLTAILIGITLSALTVAGSAAIWVVLLLVPYALILARFTISQDRAFVEATIGENMRLENEQTVRLLLNEYETQAQDCLWSVGPRGRLRDVSQRLANFLGQDIEAVEGTPFGDLFIEGRQRTRLVDLLANRVPFRDEIVKLDIRGQTRIWRVSGRPKANGFVTGVLRDVTEAFRTEERVRYLALHDDLTGLANRHAFTEHLRERMGLTGDPVRRIALFYLDLDDFKAINDTFGHRTADAILCEVGWRLKSQLREADLVARLAADEFAIVIESALGDGMLIERGHRLLAAMREPFLVEDRLIEVSGSVGIARCSEEACEAEELVRRADLAIVAAKAKGRGQLALFDRALDAKVQQRRRTEQDLRVALLEGGLRVHYQPVIDIATGRTTAYEALVRWDHPERGMLPPDEFLAIAEETGLIVPLGEFVIRQALTEMAGWKGNFRLSINLSPSQIRSVDLLPTIADALAATGFDPSRIEFEITEHVILQADSSATATLDRLRASGIKIALDDFGTGYSSLSYLRRFPFDRIKIDRSFVKDLTTSASSRAIVSTVIALGRSLGMQVTAEGIEDRAQLQILGELGCDEAQGYLILEPLAASELDRVRAGLGADRGDGVLDYAAARDAILRRRKQSGQSA is encoded by the coding sequence GTGACGCAGGCTTGCGATAGCGCAGCGCTCGTTCGGAAGCGGCGCCTCGAGACGGCCATCGCCACCGGACCGATTGCGCAGATCGCGACGAGCCTCACCGCGATCATCCTTGCCGCTGCATTCTATGGTGTCGTGCCGCATCCGGCTCTGGCAGCTTGGCTGCTGTTAGCCTTCATCCTCCTCGCGATCCGCCATACGATCATCAGGGCCGCGACGTGCGAGACGCTGGACGGTAGCGAGGTGCGCACCCATCTCAACCGAATCGTGGCGGCAAAGGCTGCGACATCGATCTTCTGGGCTGCGAGCTTCGTGCTCTTTGCGCGCTATGCTTCAGGAGAACGCCTCGCGCTCCTGATCCTCGTCGCCGCGCTGACCTTCGTCGGAACGATGCTGCTGCACCGGGGTGTGCCGCGCGCAAGCTTCGTGCATCTGACTGCTATCCTCATCGGCATCACCCTCAGCGCGCTGACAGTCGCCGGTTCAGCGGCGATATGGGTCGTCCTGCTGCTGGTGCCCTATGCGCTGATCCTCGCACGCTTTACGATCTCGCAGGATCGCGCCTTTGTCGAGGCGACGATCGGCGAGAATATGCGGCTGGAAAACGAACAGACCGTCCGCCTGCTTCTGAACGAATACGAAACCCAGGCGCAGGACTGTCTGTGGTCGGTGGGGCCCCGCGGTCGCTTGCGCGATGTGTCGCAGCGTCTCGCCAATTTCCTCGGACAGGATATCGAAGCGGTGGAGGGAACGCCCTTCGGCGACCTGTTCATAGAAGGTCGGCAGCGCACGCGCCTCGTCGATCTGCTCGCGAACCGGGTTCCGTTCCGCGACGAGATCGTGAAGCTCGACATCAGGGGACAGACGCGGATATGGCGAGTCAGCGGACGGCCGAAAGCTAATGGCTTCGTCACTGGTGTCCTGCGCGACGTGACCGAAGCTTTCCGCACCGAGGAGCGCGTGCGGTATCTCGCCTTGCACGACGATCTGACCGGTCTCGCCAACCGCCACGCCTTCACCGAACATTTGCGCGAGCGAATGGGGCTGACCGGTGACCCTGTCCGCAGGATCGCGCTGTTCTATCTCGATCTCGACGATTTCAAGGCGATCAACGACACGTTCGGCCATCGCACGGCCGATGCGATCCTGTGCGAAGTCGGCTGGCGCCTGAAATCCCAATTGCGCGAAGCGGACCTCGTCGCGCGGCTGGCTGCGGACGAGTTCGCGATCGTGATCGAAAGCGCGCTTGGCGACGGGATGCTGATCGAACGCGGTCACCGCCTGCTGGCCGCCATGCGCGAACCCTTCCTGGTCGAGGATCGCCTGATCGAGGTATCGGGCAGCGTCGGCATCGCGCGCTGTTCCGAAGAAGCCTGCGAGGCGGAGGAGCTGGTGAGGCGGGCTGATCTCGCCATCGTCGCAGCCAAGGCGAAGGGGAGGGGGCAGCTCGCCCTGTTCGACCGCGCGCTTGACGCAAAGGTCCAGCAACGCCGCCGCACCGAACAGGACCTGCGCGTCGCGCTGCTTGAAGGGGGCCTGCGCGTCCATTATCAGCCCGTCATCGACATCGCGACCGGGCGGACTACGGCCTATGAGGCGCTGGTGCGCTGGGATCATCCCGAACGCGGGATGTTGCCACCCGACGAATTCCTCGCAATCGCGGAGGAAACCGGATTGATCGTCCCCCTGGGGGAATTCGTGATCCGCCAGGCGCTTACCGAGATGGCGGGCTGGAAAGGGAATTTCCGTCTCAGCATCAATCTCTCGCCCAGTCAGATCCGTTCGGTGGACCTGCTTCCAACCATTGCCGATGCGCTCGCCGCGACCGGGTTCGATCCCAGCCGCATCGAATTCGAGATCACCGAACACGTCATCCTCCAGGCCGATTCGTCCGCCACTGCGACGCTCGATCGCCTGCGCGCCAGCGGGATCAAGATCGCGCTCGACGATTTCGGGACCGGCTATTCCTCCCTCAGCTATCTGCGGCGTTTCCCCTTCGACCGGATCAAGATCGACAGGAGTTTCGTGAAGGATCTGACCACCAGTGCCTCGTCCCGCGCGATCGTCAGCACGGTGATCGCCTTGGGACGCAGCCTGGGGATGCAGGTGACAGCCGAAGGGATCGAGGATCGCGCGCAATTGCAGATCCTCGGCGAATTGGGCTGCGATGAAGCACAGGGCTATCTGATCCTCGAACCGCTCGCCGCCTCCGAACTGGACCGGGTGCGTGCGGGGCTGGGGGCGGACCGGGGCGATGGCGTGCTGGACTACGCCGCCGCGCGCGACGCGATCCTGCGGCGGCGCAAGCAATCAGGACAGAGCGCCTGA
- the gltX gene encoding glutamate--tRNA ligase, giving the protein MTVTRFAPSPTGRLHVGNIRTALHNWMLARKAGGRFLLRIDDTDADRSREEYVEAIRDDLAWLGLRPDGEERQSERLPHYEAAFESLREAARVYPCYETAQELELKRKIQLGRGLPPIYDRGALALSEKDRAAKEAEGIAPHWRFKLDHDTPIVWEDGVRGKQKFDAAQLSDPVIRRADGSWLYMLPSAVDDLEMGVTNVLRGEDHVSNTAVQIQMFTALIAAQHKGAAMMPEFAHEALLVGSEGKLSKRLGALGCDAFRERGIEPDALVALLARLGTSLPVEPIAERDSLVETFDLSTFGRAPARFDDGELDRINAALVHRMDYADVADRLPDGMDAAGWHAVRPNLEKVADAAGIWRLVTGPVPVPELSDEDRAYCAIAADALVWGEDPWHSLTGRLKDATGRKGKPLFLPLRLALTGQASGPDMGELLPLIGEAEARRRLMAAAEQG; this is encoded by the coding sequence ATGACCGTGACCCGCTTCGCCCCGTCCCCGACCGGGCGCCTCCATGTCGGCAATATCCGCACCGCGCTGCATAACTGGATGCTGGCGCGCAAGGCGGGCGGGCGGTTCCTGTTGCGGATCGACGATACCGACGCGGACCGCAGCCGCGAGGAATATGTGGAGGCGATCCGGGACGATCTGGCCTGGCTGGGCCTTCGTCCCGATGGCGAAGAGCGCCAGTCCGAGCGGTTGCCGCATTACGAGGCGGCGTTCGAAAGCCTGCGGGAAGCGGCGAGGGTCTATCCCTGCTACGAGACGGCGCAGGAACTCGAACTGAAGCGCAAGATCCAGCTCGGGCGCGGACTGCCGCCGATCTACGACCGCGGCGCCCTGGCACTGAGCGAGAAGGATCGTGCAGCGAAGGAAGCCGAAGGGATCGCACCGCACTGGCGCTTCAAGCTCGACCACGACACGCCGATCGTGTGGGAAGACGGGGTGCGCGGGAAACAGAAATTCGACGCTGCGCAGCTCTCCGATCCGGTGATCCGCCGCGCCGACGGGTCCTGGCTCTACATGTTGCCAAGCGCGGTGGACGATCTCGAAATGGGCGTAACCAACGTTCTGCGCGGAGAGGACCACGTATCCAATACCGCCGTTCAGATTCAGATGTTTACCGCACTTATTGCTGCGCAGCATAAGGGCGCTGCCATGATGCCGGAATTCGCGCACGAGGCCTTGCTGGTGGGGAGCGAGGGCAAGCTGTCGAAGCGGCTGGGAGCGCTCGGCTGCGACGCTTTTCGCGAACGCGGGATCGAACCGGATGCGCTGGTCGCCTTGCTCGCTCGTCTCGGAACATCCTTGCCGGTCGAACCGATCGCGGAAAGGGATAGCCTTGTCGAGACGTTCGACCTCTCCACTTTCGGCCGCGCCCCGGCCCGGTTCGATGACGGCGAGCTCGACCGCATCAATGCCGCGCTGGTGCACCGAATGGACTATGCCGACGTGGCCGATCGCCTGCCCGACGGGATGGATGCTGCGGGCTGGCACGCGGTGCGGCCCAATCTCGAGAAAGTCGCCGATGCCGCCGGGATCTGGCGCCTCGTCACGGGACCCGTGCCGGTGCCCGAGCTGTCGGACGAGGATCGCGCTTATTGCGCCATTGCCGCTGACGCGCTCGTCTGGGGGGAAGACCCTTGGCATTCGCTCACCGGGCGGCTCAAGGATGCGACCGGACGCAAGGGCAAACCCCTGTTCCTGCCGCTGCGGCTGGCGTTGACCGGGCAGGCATCCGGCCCCGACATGGGCGAATTGCTGCCGCTGATCGGCGAAGCGGAGGCGCGACGGCGCCTGATGGCTGCGGCGGAGCAGGGCTGA
- the pyk gene encoding pyruvate kinase, with protein MTIKKFDPRARKVKILATIGPASRDPDMLRRLFKAGADAFRVNMSHGEHSVHGETIRAIRALEKEFARPIAILADLQGPKLRVGTFKDGKAVIRHSGHFTLDRNPEPGDETRVQLPHPELFGLLEKGQRLLINDGKIRLRVIRADEDAILCSAEVGGVISDRKGVNVPDAEVPIPALTEKDRKDLAFAMEQGVDWIGLSFVQRPEDLAEARRLMGGRGGLCAKIEKPMAVRRLAEIVELSDAIMVARGDLGVELEPQEVPPLQKQIVNASRLSGKPVIVATQMLESMIESPAPTRAEVSDVANAVYDGADVIMLSAETAAGDWPEEAVTIMDKIAIQVERDEAYLGRVRFLDTPPDRTTADALSHACMTIADTVSIRAITVFTGSGSTARRVARERPSVPMLVLTPSMATARRVGLLWGAHAVATKDIGSFEEMIAKGKRMALRHGLGEGGDKLIALAGVPFGTPGATNLLHVVTLSGDELENYEKERALQK; from the coding sequence ATGACGATCAAGAAATTCGATCCGCGCGCGCGGAAGGTCAAGATTCTCGCCACCATCGGCCCGGCGAGCCGCGATCCCGATATGCTGCGGCGCCTGTTCAAGGCCGGTGCCGACGCCTTCCGGGTCAATATGAGCCATGGCGAGCATTCCGTGCATGGCGAGACGATCCGCGCGATCCGCGCGCTGGAAAAGGAATTCGCGCGGCCGATCGCGATCCTGGCGGATTTGCAGGGGCCGAAACTGCGCGTCGGCACCTTCAAGGACGGCAAGGCGGTGATCCGCCATTCGGGCCATTTCACGCTCGACCGCAATCCCGAGCCGGGCGACGAGACGCGCGTCCAACTGCCGCACCCCGAATTGTTCGGCCTGCTCGAAAAGGGGCAGCGCCTGTTGATCAATGACGGCAAGATCCGCCTGCGCGTGATCCGGGCGGACGAGGATGCGATCCTGTGTTCGGCGGAAGTCGGCGGCGTGATCTCGGATCGCAAGGGTGTGAACGTCCCCGATGCGGAAGTGCCGATCCCCGCGCTGACGGAAAAGGACCGCAAGGACCTCGCCTTCGCGATGGAACAGGGGGTCGACTGGATCGGGTTGAGCTTCGTCCAGCGGCCCGAGGATCTGGCCGAAGCGCGCAGGCTGATGGGCGGAAGGGGCGGGCTGTGCGCCAAGATCGAGAAGCCGATGGCGGTGCGCCGCCTCGCCGAAATCGTCGAGTTGTCGGACGCGATCATGGTCGCGCGCGGCGATCTCGGCGTCGAGCTGGAGCCGCAGGAGGTTCCGCCGCTTCAGAAACAGATCGTCAACGCCTCGCGCCTGTCGGGCAAGCCGGTGATCGTCGCGACGCAGATGCTCGAATCGATGATCGAAAGCCCCGCGCCGACCCGCGCCGAAGTCTCCGACGTGGCCAATGCGGTCTATGACGGGGCGGACGTCATCATGCTGTCGGCGGAAACCGCCGCTGGCGACTGGCCGGAAGAAGCGGTCACGATCATGGACAAGATCGCCATCCAGGTGGAGCGCGACGAGGCCTATCTGGGCCGTGTCCGCTTCCTCGACACCCCGCCCGACCGGACCACCGCAGACGCGCTCAGCCATGCCTGCATGACGATCGCGGATACGGTTTCGATCCGCGCGATCACGGTGTTCACCGGATCAGGATCGACCGCGCGGCGCGTCGCGCGCGAGCGGCCCTCGGTGCCGATGCTGGTGCTGACGCCCTCCATGGCGACCGCGCGGCGCGTGGGGCTGTTGTGGGGCGCCCATGCCGTGGCGACCAAGGATATCGGCAGCTTCGAGGAGATGATCGCCAAGGGCAAGCGCATGGCGCTGCGCCACGGGCTGGGCGAAGGCGGCGACAAGCTGATCGCGCTGGCGGGCGTGCCGTTCGGAACGCCGGGGGCGACCAACCTGCTCCATGTCGTCACGCTCAGCGGCGACGAATTGGAGAATTACGAGAAGGAGCGCGCGCTCCAGAAATAG
- a CDS encoding SulP family inorganic anion transporter: MIGQALKPRVGWLTDLTTGALVKDIVAGLILSILLVPQAMAYAQLAGLPPQTGLFAALLPPLIYALFGTSNFVSMGPVALVSLVVAEAAGNAPVPPEIAAAVIAVEAGVALALLGALGLGRLVNFISEPVLLGFTAAAAFLIAASQLPTLIGVEAPRAGDLPTALQGLWSGIGGFSWATTVIGLASLGALLLINRYAAAILWKLGLHPPFRQAVAKSLPFVVIVLAALAVSQIAAPVETVAAVERGLPSPPWPLGGPSLWLSLLPSALAVAVIVFVTATAVAKSLAGKDRSALDTSREAVALGLGNIAAVATGGYAVGASLSRSALVEDSGARSPLASIVASLVVLAVLLFLAPYLSLLPKTALAALVISAVFGLIKIRAIREIVAHDRIEGAIVGIAFLATLIFGVRLGLAIGAGAGLAHFLWFSSLPRVTRVGSDDGGASFRSVDRDAVTIDTLPVLIVRIDRSIYFGNAAFCEDEIFACLARHDGVTCLVIDMRAVNGVDASGAAMLRRLTERLHEMDIAVHFAEAHEPVTRALTSLDANICCFHRTIQLAMEQCGAPVDERIAPT; the protein is encoded by the coding sequence ATGATCGGACAGGCTCTCAAGCCGCGTGTCGGCTGGCTGACCGATCTGACCACAGGCGCGCTGGTCAAGGATATTGTCGCCGGGCTGATCCTCTCCATCCTGCTGGTCCCGCAGGCCATGGCCTATGCCCAGCTGGCGGGCCTGCCGCCGCAGACCGGGCTGTTCGCCGCCTTATTACCGCCCCTGATCTATGCCCTGTTCGGCACCAGCAATTTTGTCTCGATGGGTCCGGTGGCTCTCGTCTCCCTCGTCGTCGCGGAGGCGGCGGGCAATGCCCCCGTGCCGCCCGAAATCGCTGCGGCGGTGATCGCGGTCGAAGCAGGCGTCGCCCTGGCGCTCCTCGGCGCGCTCGGTCTCGGTCGGCTGGTCAATTTCATCAGCGAGCCGGTCCTGCTCGGTTTTACCGCCGCCGCCGCTTTCCTCATCGCGGCGAGCCAGCTGCCGACTTTGATCGGTGTCGAGGCCCCGCGCGCGGGCGACCTGCCGACCGCGCTGCAAGGCCTGTGGAGCGGGATCGGCGGGTTCAGCTGGGCGACCACCGTAATTGGTCTCGCCAGCCTCGGCGCGCTGCTGCTCATCAATCGCTATGCCGCCGCGATCCTGTGGAAGCTCGGCCTGCATCCGCCCTTCCGCCAGGCCGTGGCGAAATCGCTGCCCTTCGTCGTGATCGTCCTTGCCGCGCTTGCCGTCTCGCAGATCGCCGCGCCCGTGGAGACGGTGGCGGCGGTCGAGCGCGGTCTGCCGAGCCCGCCTTGGCCGCTAGGCGGGCCTTCGCTCTGGCTCTCCCTGCTGCCGAGCGCGTTGGCCGTCGCGGTGATCGTGTTCGTCACGGCCACCGCCGTCGCGAAGTCGCTCGCGGGGAAGGATCGCAGCGCTCTCGACACCAGTCGTGAAGCGGTGGCGCTGGGCCTCGGCAATATCGCCGCGGTCGCGACGGGGGGCTATGCGGTCGGCGCGAGCCTCAGCCGATCGGCGCTGGTCGAGGATAGCGGCGCGCGCAGCCCCCTGGCCTCGATCGTGGCCTCTCTCGTCGTGCTCGCGGTGTTGCTGTTCCTCGCGCCCTATCTGTCCCTGCTGCCCAAGACCGCGCTGGCGGCGCTGGTCATCAGTGCGGTGTTCGGCCTCATCAAGATCCGCGCGATCAGGGAGATCGTCGCGCATGACCGGATCGAAGGCGCGATCGTCGGCATCGCATTCCTCGCCACGCTGATCTTCGGCGTCAGGCTGGGTCTCGCCATCGGCGCGGGCGCGGGGTTGGCGCATTTCCTCTGGTTCTCGTCGCTACCGCGCGTGACGCGGGTAGGCAGCGACGATGGCGGCGCGTCGTTCCGGTCAGTGGATCGCGATGCGGTCACCATCGACACGCTGCCGGTCCTGATCGTGCGGATCGACCGGTCGATCTATTTCGGCAATGCCGCCTTTTGCGAGGACGAGATTTTCGCCTGCCTCGCCCGCCATGACGGGGTGACCTGCCTCGTTATCGACATGCGCGCGGTCAACGGTGTCGATGCCAGCGGAGCGGCGATGCTGCGGCGCCTGACGGAGCGATTGCACGAGATGGACATCGCGGTCCATTTCGCCGAGGCGCACGAGCCGGTGACACGCGCGCTGACCTCGCTCGATGCGAATATCTGCTGCTTCCATCGCACGATCCAGCTGGCGATGGAGCAATGCGGCGCGCCGGTCGACGAAAGAATCGCGCCCACCTGA